Part of the Triticum aestivum cultivar Chinese Spring chromosome 4D, IWGSC CS RefSeq v2.1, whole genome shotgun sequence genome is shown below.
TACGTACGCTACTATTCCTGCTGCCTTAGCTTTCAGTTTCCTCCTCTAGATTGTGTAGTGCTTCGGTGAATCTAGATCTCTAATCTTACTCTAGTTGGCTAGTTTCATGGAAAGAAGGTTAATTACTGGCGTGAGTGCTCACCATTAGCGAGGTCGAGCATGAAGTCGGCCGGGTTGACGTGGAAGCCCGGCGCGAAGCCGACGGAGGCGAAGTAGTCCATGGCGTCGCGGCCGGGGCCGTGGTACATGCAGCTCCCCTCGGAGAGCAGCAGCACGGAGTCGAACGCCCGGTACACGCGGCTGGACGGCTGGTGCACGGACAGCACCACCGTGCGCCCCCTGCGCGCCAGCGCCGACAGCGTGGCCACCAGCCGGGACGCGGCGGTGGAGTCCAGCCCGGAGGTGGGCTCGTCGAGGACCAGCAGGCTCGGGTTCACCAGCAGCTCGTGCCCGATGCTCACGCGCTTCCGCTCGCCGCCGGACACGCCGCGCACGAACGCGTTGCCCACGATGGTGTCGGCGCAGGCGCCGAGGCCCAGCTCCGCGATCACGGCGTCGGCGGCGGCCAGCTTGGCGGAGGTCGGGGCGGAGGTGGGGAGCCGCAGCATGGCGCAGAAGGCGAGGGTCTCGCGGACGGTGAGGTGCGGGTGGAGGATGTCGTCCTGGGCGACGAATCCCGTGCGGCGCTGCACGGCGCGGCACGGGGCGCGGCCGCCGGTCAGGACCGTGCCCGAGTAGCGGCCGGCGAGGCGGCCACCGAGGATGGACAGGAGCGTCGACTTGCCGCTGCCGGACGGGCCTAGCACGGCCAGGACCTCCCCGGGCCGCGCCTCGCCGGTGATCCCCTTGAGTATCGTCCTCTCCTCAACAGCCGCCGACACGCCGCCgaggccaccaccaccaccacccgagtGCGATATCCTTCCCGGTGGCTCCTTCGCCGGCCCCGCCGTCCTCTCCACCTTGACGCGGTACGCGACGTCGATGAACTGCAACACACACCATCGAGCGCACGCCCGCCGTCATAAACAAGTCGGCGACTGAAAGTTCAAACCGTGCGCGCGTGCGCATGCAGCAGCACGCACGCACGATCGGCCATGCATGTACGTACCTGGAGATTCAGCGGCGTGCAGACGGACGTGAGGAAGCAGTCCATCTTGGACGACGGCGCCGGCGCGGCCGTGGGCGAgactaagccgccgccgccgccgccgccatgcacGCTCTGCCCGTTCGGAGGCATCGCGGTCGTGGCtcgaacttaattttgctcgacaCCACACGATCGATATGGACCAGCAGAGACGATCGACGCTGACGACAAAGAGAAAGAGCGAGTGGAAATCTGACGGCGAGACGAACGAgagtggtggaggtggaggtggttggCGAGAGCTCGGTCGAGCGGGATGGGATGGTGGAGGTGGTGATCGATCGGGTATGAGAAGATCGAAGGGGATGTGGGAGGTTGGAggggtatataaaggagggggaggccATGGCACATGGACATGGAGGTGGTGAGGGCCACGTCACCGGCGCGGGGGACGGGGCACGTGGCGGGAGGGGCGCGGCGAGTGGAGTGGCGGGCCcaccggcggcggtgagcttttgGCGCGCGGCACCCCACCCATGCCCCCGCCTTTCTGGTTGGACCGGCGCCGCTGGGGTCGCCgtggaagagaagagaagagaggtgaGCGAGCACACGTTGCTGCTGGCTGCGTTTGGTTTGGTTCGGGGAATCGAAGCGAGGAGGAAGAAAAGCGCGCGCGCGAGAGGCTGGTGCGCGAGGTGGTGCGGTGGCATCAGCAGAGCGCACCTGCGTGCGCGCCCCACCACGGGCATCACAGCCCTGCCCGGACCTCCTACTGTGCCGGGGCGGTTAATATTAACAAAGCCGCGGTCGCGGATTTTACAAAGTGACTATTGACTTGTCAAATTGCTGTTTCTCAGTCAACTCAGTCGCTGGACATCCTCGAGCGTAATTTTTTCACAAAACATTGTGCGCAGTTAGGCCTAGAAACGCAATGTTTGTTACTATGGTTGCATATTTTGATGTAGAGGACCTGGGTTATCCTCTTTTTGGGAAGAGAAGTTGCATGTTTACCGTGTAAATAAAGTTGCACGTAATCTCTAAACGTGCAGCCGTCTAGTAGACCATCACATTAGAAACCATCGATTTAAAGGTAAAAGTTTTTCCATCACCCGATTATTATTTTCAAAAACGTCGAATTTATATACCCTTCGAGGAAGCTATGCAATGTACAGAGTTTTTTTTTCGCGGGAAAAGGATTTTTATTCCATATTGAGAGAGTTACAGTCGAGAGGTAAAAGATCCTCAATACATGGTGGTCCTACATGCATCCACACAGCCGTGGTACACTCTATGCGACTATAATTTGCCAAACGATCGGCAACTCTGGTTTGATCACTATTCAACTTATGAGGAATAAACTCCCTATGTCTCATCAACTCCTTAATTTCAGCCACAAGATGACCATAGGCAGAACGAAGAAGTCCGTTCCCTGATAGACATAACAACGCCTCACTTGAGTCAGATTGAACGATGACCGAAAGAGTGGAATGTTGTATAGCTAGCGCCATCCCTTGCATGATTGCATGAATCTCAGCTTCCAGAGAATCGGTACAATTGAAAATGTATTCCGGTCAGTTGTGTGTTTGTGGTACTACTAGTAGAATTCATCACATCAAAGTAAAAAAAATGGAGACATTTTTTTGTCTTTAAATAATGGGCTGGTTCCAATTTTGTGTTACTAGTAGTAAAATTCATCATAGAGTACATGAACGTTAGTAAAACACATTTGATCCCAAAGACTTGGAATTGGAAAAATCTCgtctttgagctatatttttagtcAAACCAATATGACCAATTAGGTTTCTTTATAAAAGGATGACCAATTAGGTGGTGTGGACTCGCAGGAGAACAAATGTAGGGAAGTAAAAATGCATAAATAAACTAAAGATGCTGAAAAAATAATAAACAACACATAGCGTGACCATGACTTCCTCTCGTATTCCTTCCCTGGCCATAGGCGGTTAGGGTAAACTCTCTCATCCAGGCTTCGGCGGCAAGCCTGTGCCTGGCGCTCCGGCGGCCGGTGGTGGGGTGAGGGATCCCGGTGTCTTCGCTCCGGTTTAtagtttaggttagggttttttaGTCTGTGCATTTGCGTCGCTCGGACAGATGGCTGCGCTTCTTCTTCGACTTTTCCTTCTAGGATTTGATCCTCCACGAGTTCTTCCGTCTGGACGTAATCAGCGGAGCACTGGTGTAAATTCCTGTCATCTCCTCGGGCCGGTGAGGTTAGAGTTTCTTGTCATATGTCAAGATTTAGTGTTAGGTGCTTCAGATCCATGCAAGAGTTCAACCAATACAACTGCAACTTCAGGCCGCTAGTTCTTAGGGGCACGTGCGCGAAGACTTCCTGAcggtcatcgacaaggtcaagtaGGCCCCAATAGGGGAGC
Proteins encoded:
- the LOC123096263 gene encoding ABC transporter G family member 25, coding for MPPNGQSVHGGGGGGGLVSPTAAPAPSSKMDCFLTSVCTPLNLQFIDVAYRVKVERTAGPAKEPPGRISHSGGGGGGLGGVSAAVEERTILKGITGEARPGEVLAVLGPSGSGKSTLLSILGGRLAGRYSGTVLTGGRAPCRAVQRRTGFVAQDDILHPHLTVRETLAFCAMLRLPTSAPTSAKLAAADAVIAELGLGACADTIVGNAFVRGVSGGERKRVSIGHELLVNPSLLVLDEPTSGLDSTAASRLVATLSALARRGRTVVLSVHQPSSRVYRAFDSVLLLSEGSCMYHGPGRDAMDYFASVGFAPGFHVNPADFMLDLANGFAQAEYSDRAAEGVSVKQSLIASYARELAPKVKAAIGAGAHVENGHAGGGAGEQPLESCSGSGCTSWTNQFTILLRRSLKERRHETFTSLRLFQIIAPALVAGAMWWRSTPLEVQDRMGLLFFISIFWGVFASFNAVFAFPQERPVLARERASGMYSLSSYFMARMAGDLPMELALPAAFTVIVYLMAGLNPAPAAFALTLVVILSYVLVAEGLGLAIGALMMDAKRASTLATVIMLAYLLTGGFYVHNVPIFMIWAKYSSFTYYCYRLLIAVQYSGHLAQLLPLESTHGEAGTWTCVAALVAMFFGYRLLAYFALRRVRT